One window of Mustela lutreola isolate mMusLut2 chromosome 13, mMusLut2.pri, whole genome shotgun sequence genomic DNA carries:
- the MZT1 gene encoding mitotic-spindle organizing protein 1, with amino-acid sequence MASSSGAGAAAAAAANLNAVRETMDVLLEISRILNTGLDMETLSICVRLCEQGINPEALSSVIKELRKATEALKAAENMTS; translated from the exons ATGGCGAGTAGCAGCGGTgccggggcggcggcggcagcggcggcgaaTCTGAACGCGGTGAGGGAGACCATGGACG TTCTGCTGGAAATTTCAAGAATTTTGAATACTGGCTTAGATATGGAAACTCTGTCTATTTGTGTACGGCTTTGTGAACAAGGAATTAATCCAGAAGCTTTATCGTCAGTTATTAAGGAACTTCGCAAGGCCACTGAAGCACTAAAG GCTGCTGAAAATATGACAAGCTGA